In Cotesia glomerata isolate CgM1 linkage group LG1, MPM_Cglom_v2.3, whole genome shotgun sequence, one genomic interval encodes:
- the LOC123274343 gene encoding elongin-B: MDVFLMIRRKKTTIFTDAKDNTTVLELKKMIEGILKIPPTHQQLFNKENTEMVDGKSLSDYGLNSNSAKAQSPALVGLALLQENGSFEKLEITPYSQPPDLPDVMKSQEANGQEQAS; the protein is encoded by the exons atg gatgTTTTCTTGATGATCAGAAGGAAAAAAACAACTATTTTTACTGATGCGAAAGACAATACAACTGTCTTggagcttaaaaaaatgattgaag gaaTCTTAAAAATTCCTCCAACGCATCAGCAGCTTTTCAACAAAGAAAACACTGAGATGGTTGATGGAAAATCACTGTCCGATTACGGACTAAATTCAAACTCGGCAAAAGCGCAAAGCCCTGCATTAGTTGGACTTGCATTACTTCAAGAGAATGGTTCATTTGAAAAACTAGAAATAACTCCGTACTCTCAACCACCTGATCTTCCTGATGTTATGAAGTCGCAAGAAGCAAATGGACAAGAGCAGGCATCTTGA
- the LOC123274273 gene encoding general transcriptional corepressor trfA-like isoform X1: MDDAELSVSNSNKNEVLSQSYSQGLERINCKNATVDYQLPAGLIRMREDQWEEFFKRYDKELEEDLEIDLHTDYDEEEENRKAEENSVEESDFKLRQLDSDVEESEDSDDEDDDEEEEEEDEEQYFEKNRAPLRKTPNLIQYWIDTGRPPILMTEEPEEFRELLGEDNPEPAVGKIKTVNSMEAEAKRPSNSVFSSVDTAAYILSNTNVTAKAETIAIVEGAKSLDLNDINVNVNSEVPDLVNGIACDKNSSPLKNSSPKKHHSPNKNIKALRINKPSPVKEIRLIETPKNLDVNNSNNINDNNQNSNTIFKDKDTNNLKPRLNNNPIAQCSPKIADVLPTHDDPTKAKVIESSNISKEYDNENSLKSLKINWNNNNNNKIDFTVNNGRKTSRKKLYTQRNSPVTIVPTTPISVHSNFNDSDYFESSNKINYETESNKMFGKLHPIFATPFNKKSKVKKIKRASWARRMSRYSKVNKSSEAEETIATPGPDNSVENNSQEEDKLNSGKKEEEDKSAKKKKKKKLIKAKKIRQSVRPTELINYGEVFSEEEKLDKSKEKILEGTEGMEKEAKETLEEVKSKELNEKKNNEAFDLLKVCKKLTINLEPLPDNYLQNRSKNVKNEIQNLEDSLESDGSTILMYECALNGKDVNTDTETGTEVSQHESEDDKSQKSGIESVKKSKKFVQRCLGSLSDKSLTEPSLVGAGNSISTRINDTDDEDDDLELGKVIQSSDVKTTDKNLKERLISFSSDEEDDFLKILSKNKSQARMSVSKLDGSKNYDSLVSDLAGESRVRLSSLVATPMAVLKIVSDSEDEQLISQDDLNVKKLGGIKKEKSPKVRSKRLELLEKKKGRFSFAGDKIKESGRSLKKIGDFNGLDDNNLSLEADKAEFKGKILNGEEEEKDLKKTRKKNKFGKSLVQKFGKKRLSKIAEFDSSDEPLVSPPKKIKIIEGKLEAGGDGNSELKSIKLGCKNSGRNKGLDSSKGKKLEEINCKLKLKEVQSTGTDLQSNFKTPVVKIIKSNVNSSSNKKRVSFSATKLEKILVYDSDSSDDSFFISNKSPNRNFDKIANYNNNNNSSIENGKISSNKKITFSSSGCSLANIKVFSSRFVSDSDDSND, translated from the exons aTGGATGACGCTGAACTCTCTGtgagtaatagtaataaaaatgaagttttaagTCAATCCTACTCCCAAGGACTTGAaag gattaattgtaaaaatgcCACAGTAGATTATCAACTTCCAGCCGGTCTGATCCGGATGCGTGAAGATCAATGGGAGGAATTTTTCAAGAGATATGACAaagaa TTAGAAGAAGACCTGGAGATAGATTTACACACAGACTATGACGAAGAGGAAGAAAATAGAAAAGCCGAGGAGAATTCAGTCGAAGAGAGTGACTTTAAATTGCGGCAGCTCGACTCCGACGTAGAAGAGTCCGAAGACTCCGACGACGAGGACGATGACGAAGAAGAAGAGGAGGAAGACGAGGAGCagtattttgagaaaaatcgAGCTCCTCTCCGTAAAACTCCCAATTTAATCCAGTATTGGATCGACACCGGCCGTCCTCCGATTCTGATGACCGAGGAGCCGGAGGAGTTCAGAGAGCTGCTAGGTGAAGACAACCCCGAGCCTGCAGTGGGTAAGATAAAAACAGTCAACTCTATGGAGGCTGAAGCGAAGCGTCCCAGTAATTCAGTATTCAGTTCTGTGGACACTGCTGCTTATATTCTCTCCAACACAAATGTTACAGCCAAGGCTGAGACAATTGCCATTGTTGAAGGCGCGAAATCTCTCGATTTAAATGATATTAATGTTAACGTTAATTCCGAAGTGCCAGACTTAGTTAATGGAATTGcttgtgataaaaattcgagtcctttaaaaaatagttccCCCAAAAAGCATCACAGtccgaataaaaatattaaggcTCTTAGAATTAATAAACCTTCTCCAGTAAAAGAAATTCGTTTAATAGagactccaaaaaatttagatgtaaataatagtaataatattaatgataataatcaaaatagcaatacaatttttaaagacaaggatactaataatttaaaaccgagattaaataataatccaaTTGCACAATGCAGTCCTAAAATAGCAGACGTTCTTCCAACGCACGATGATCCTACCAAAGCTAAGGTCATTGAGTCTTCGAATATTTCCAAAGAATACGACAATGAAAATTCCCTTAAATCATTGAAGATAAAttggaataataataacaacaataagaTTGACTTTACTGTTAATAACGGCCGTAAAACATCGAGGAAAAAATTGTACACCCAGCGCAACTCTCCGGTAACTATCGTACCCACTACTCCGATAAGCGTGCACAGTAATTTTAATGACAGTGATTATTTTGAGagtagtaataaaataaattatgaaacagAGTCTAATAAAATGTTCGGAAAATTGCATCCTATTTTCGCGACgccttttaataaaaagagtaaagttaagaaaattaagaGGGCTAGTTGGGCCCGCAGGATGAGCCGGTATTCTAAAGTTAATAAAAGCTCTGAAGCTGAGGAGACTATTGCTACTCCTGGTCCTGATAATAGTGTAGAAAATAATTCTCAGGAGGaggataaattaaattctggGAAGAAAGAGGAGGAGGATAAGAGTgcgaagaagaagaagaagaaaaaattaattaaggcgAAGAAAATTAGGCAAAGTGTCCGGCCGAcggaattgattaattatgGTGAAGTTTTTTCTGAGGAAGAGAAGCTTGATAAGagtaaggaaaaaattttggagggAACAGAGGGAATGGAAAAAGAAGCTAAAGAGACTTTGGAGGAAGTTAAAAGCAAAGaattaaatgagaaaaaaaataatgaggcTTTTGATTTACTTAAAGtgtgtaaaaaattgactattaaTTTAGAACCGCTGcctgataattatttacaaaataggtctaaaaatgtaaaaaatgaaattcagaATCTGGAAGACTCGCTGGAGAGTGATGGAAGCACAATACTTATGTATGAGTGTGCTCTAAATGGCAAGGATGTAAATACGGATACTGAGACTGGGACTGAAGTAAGTCAGCACGAGTCTGAAGATGATAAATCACAGAAATCGGGGATTGAATCGGTAAAAAAGTCTAAGAAATTTGTTCAGAGGTGTTTGGGTTCTTTGAGTGATAAGTCTTTAACTGAGCCGAGTTTAGTTGGAGCTGGGAATAGTATCAGCACGAGGATCAATGATACtgatgatgaagatgatgattTAGAGCTTGGAAAAGTGATCCAGAGCTCGGATGTAAAAACAACGGATAAGAATTTAAAGGAGCGACTTATATCGTTTTCTTCTGACGAAGaagacgattttttgaaaattttgagcaAGAATAAATCACAGGCGAGGATGAGTGTTTCTAAATTGGATGgttctaaaaattatgacaGTCTTGTCAGTGATTTGGCGGGAGAGTCGAGAGTAAGGTTGTCTTCTTTGGTGGCCACGCCGATGGCGGTGCTGAAAATTGTCAGCGATTCGGAGGACGAACAGCTGATTAGTCAAGATGatttgaatgttaaaaaattgggTGGGATTAAAAAGGAAAAGTCTCCAAAGGTTAGGAGCAAGAGGTTGGAATTGTTGGAGAAGAAAAAAGGAAGATTTAGTTTTGCGGGGGATAAAATTAAAGAGTCGGGGAGAAGTTTAAAGAAAATTGGGGACTTTAATGGActtgatgataataatttgaGTTTGGAGGCGGATAAAGCAGAATTTAAGGGGAAAATATTGAAtggagaagaagaagaaaaggATTTGAAGAAGAcgaggaagaaaaataaatttggtaaatctttggttcaaaagtttggCAAAAAACGTTTGAGTAAAATTGCTGAATTTGATTCTTCTGATGAACCTTTAGTGAGTCcgccgaaaaaaataaaaattattgaaggaAAATTAGAAGCCGGCGGGGATGGTAATTCTGAATTAAAGAGTATTAAATTAGGTTGTAAAAATTCTGGTAGGAATAAAGGTTTAGATAGTTCAAAGGGTAAAAAATTggaagaaattaattgtaaattaaaattaaaagaagtaCAAAGTACTGGGACTGATTTACAATCAAATTTTAAGACTCCGGtggttaaaataattaagagtaatgttaatagtagtagtaataAGAAACGCGTTTCTTTCTCTGCTACGAAActagaaaaaatacttgtataCGACAGTGACAGCTCTGATGACAGTttctttatttcaaataaatctcCCAATAGGAACTTTGATAAAATagctaattataataataataataattcaagtattgaaaatggaaaaataagctcaaataaaaaaataactttttctaGTTCGGGGTGTAGTTTAGCgaatataaaagtattttcTAGCAGATTTGTCAGTGATTCTGATGACTCTAATGATTGA
- the LOC123274273 gene encoding general transcriptional corepressor trfA-like isoform X2 has translation MDDAELSVSNSNKNEVLSQSYSQGLERINCKNATVDYQLPAGLIRMREDQWEEFFKRYDKELEEDLEIDLHTDYDEEEENRKAEENSVEESDFKLRQLDSDVEESEDSDDEDDDEEEEEEDEEQYFEKNRAPLRKTPNLIQYWIDTGRPPILMTEEPEEFRELLGEDNPEPAVGKIKTVNSMEAEAKRPSNSVFSSVDTAAYILSNTNVTAKAETIAIVEGAKSLDLNDINVNVNSEVPDLVNGIACDKNSSPLKNSSPKKHHSPNKNIKALRINKPSPVKEIRLIETPKNLDVNNSNNINDNNQNSNTIFKDKDTNNLKPRLNNNPIAQCSPKIADVLPTHDDPTKAKVIESSNISKEYDNENSLKSLKINWNNNNNNKIDFTVNNGRKTSRKKLYTQRNSPVTIVPTTPISVHSNFNDSDYFESSNKINYETESNKMFGKLHPIFATPFNKKSKVKKIKRASWARRMSRYSKVNKSSEAEETIATPGPDNSVENNSQEEDKLNSGKKEEEDKSAKKKKKKKLIKAKKIRQSVRPTELINYGEVFSEEEKLDKSKEKILEGTEGMEKEAKETLEEVKSKELNEKKNNEAFDLLKVCKKLTINLEPLPDNYLQNRSKNVKNEIQNLEDSLESDGSTILMYECALNGKDVNTDTETGTEVSQHESEDDKSQKSGIESVKKSKKFVQRCLGSLSDKSLTEPSLVGAGNSISTRINDTDDEDDDLELGKVIQSSDVKTTDKNLKERLISFSSDEEDDFLKILSKNKSQARMSVSKLDGSKNYDSLVSDLAGESRVRLSSLVATPMAVLKIVSDSEDEQLISQDDLNVKKLGGIKKEKSPKVRSKRLELLEKKKGRFSFAGDKIKENKGLDSSKGKKLEEINCKLKLKEVQSTGTDLQSNFKTPVVKIIKSNVNSSSNKKRVSFSATKLEKILVYDSDSSDDSFFISNKSPNRNFDKIANYNNNNNSSIENGKISSNKKITFSSSGCSLANIKVFSSRFVSDSDDSND, from the exons aTGGATGACGCTGAACTCTCTGtgagtaatagtaataaaaatgaagttttaagTCAATCCTACTCCCAAGGACTTGAaag gattaattgtaaaaatgcCACAGTAGATTATCAACTTCCAGCCGGTCTGATCCGGATGCGTGAAGATCAATGGGAGGAATTTTTCAAGAGATATGACAaagaa TTAGAAGAAGACCTGGAGATAGATTTACACACAGACTATGACGAAGAGGAAGAAAATAGAAAAGCCGAGGAGAATTCAGTCGAAGAGAGTGACTTTAAATTGCGGCAGCTCGACTCCGACGTAGAAGAGTCCGAAGACTCCGACGACGAGGACGATGACGAAGAAGAAGAGGAGGAAGACGAGGAGCagtattttgagaaaaatcgAGCTCCTCTCCGTAAAACTCCCAATTTAATCCAGTATTGGATCGACACCGGCCGTCCTCCGATTCTGATGACCGAGGAGCCGGAGGAGTTCAGAGAGCTGCTAGGTGAAGACAACCCCGAGCCTGCAGTGGGTAAGATAAAAACAGTCAACTCTATGGAGGCTGAAGCGAAGCGTCCCAGTAATTCAGTATTCAGTTCTGTGGACACTGCTGCTTATATTCTCTCCAACACAAATGTTACAGCCAAGGCTGAGACAATTGCCATTGTTGAAGGCGCGAAATCTCTCGATTTAAATGATATTAATGTTAACGTTAATTCCGAAGTGCCAGACTTAGTTAATGGAATTGcttgtgataaaaattcgagtcctttaaaaaatagttccCCCAAAAAGCATCACAGtccgaataaaaatattaaggcTCTTAGAATTAATAAACCTTCTCCAGTAAAAGAAATTCGTTTAATAGagactccaaaaaatttagatgtaaataatagtaataatattaatgataataatcaaaatagcaatacaatttttaaagacaaggatactaataatttaaaaccgagattaaataataatccaaTTGCACAATGCAGTCCTAAAATAGCAGACGTTCTTCCAACGCACGATGATCCTACCAAAGCTAAGGTCATTGAGTCTTCGAATATTTCCAAAGAATACGACAATGAAAATTCCCTTAAATCATTGAAGATAAAttggaataataataacaacaataagaTTGACTTTACTGTTAATAACGGCCGTAAAACATCGAGGAAAAAATTGTACACCCAGCGCAACTCTCCGGTAACTATCGTACCCACTACTCCGATAAGCGTGCACAGTAATTTTAATGACAGTGATTATTTTGAGagtagtaataaaataaattatgaaacagAGTCTAATAAAATGTTCGGAAAATTGCATCCTATTTTCGCGACgccttttaataaaaagagtaaagttaagaaaattaagaGGGCTAGTTGGGCCCGCAGGATGAGCCGGTATTCTAAAGTTAATAAAAGCTCTGAAGCTGAGGAGACTATTGCTACTCCTGGTCCTGATAATAGTGTAGAAAATAATTCTCAGGAGGaggataaattaaattctggGAAGAAAGAGGAGGAGGATAAGAGTgcgaagaagaagaagaagaaaaaattaattaaggcgAAGAAAATTAGGCAAAGTGTCCGGCCGAcggaattgattaattatgGTGAAGTTTTTTCTGAGGAAGAGAAGCTTGATAAGagtaaggaaaaaattttggagggAACAGAGGGAATGGAAAAAGAAGCTAAAGAGACTTTGGAGGAAGTTAAAAGCAAAGaattaaatgagaaaaaaaataatgaggcTTTTGATTTACTTAAAGtgtgtaaaaaattgactattaaTTTAGAACCGCTGcctgataattatttacaaaataggtctaaaaatgtaaaaaatgaaattcagaATCTGGAAGACTCGCTGGAGAGTGATGGAAGCACAATACTTATGTATGAGTGTGCTCTAAATGGCAAGGATGTAAATACGGATACTGAGACTGGGACTGAAGTAAGTCAGCACGAGTCTGAAGATGATAAATCACAGAAATCGGGGATTGAATCGGTAAAAAAGTCTAAGAAATTTGTTCAGAGGTGTTTGGGTTCTTTGAGTGATAAGTCTTTAACTGAGCCGAGTTTAGTTGGAGCTGGGAATAGTATCAGCACGAGGATCAATGATACtgatgatgaagatgatgattTAGAGCTTGGAAAAGTGATCCAGAGCTCGGATGTAAAAACAACGGATAAGAATTTAAAGGAGCGACTTATATCGTTTTCTTCTGACGAAGaagacgattttttgaaaattttgagcaAGAATAAATCACAGGCGAGGATGAGTGTTTCTAAATTGGATGgttctaaaaattatgacaGTCTTGTCAGTGATTTGGCGGGAGAGTCGAGAGTAAGGTTGTCTTCTTTGGTGGCCACGCCGATGGCGGTGCTGAAAATTGTCAGCGATTCGGAGGACGAACAGCTGATTAGTCAAGATGatttgaatgttaaaaaattgggTGGGATTAAAAAGGAAAAGTCTCCAAAGGTTAGGAGCAAGAGGTTGGAATTGTTGGAGAAGAAAAAAGGAAGATTTAGTTTTGCGGGGGATAAAATTAAAGA GAATAAAGGTTTAGATAGTTCAAAGGGTAAAAAATTggaagaaattaattgtaaattaaaattaaaagaagtaCAAAGTACTGGGACTGATTTACAATCAAATTTTAAGACTCCGGtggttaaaataattaagagtaatgttaatagtagtagtaataAGAAACGCGTTTCTTTCTCTGCTACGAAActagaaaaaatacttgtataCGACAGTGACAGCTCTGATGACAGTttctttatttcaaataaatctcCCAATAGGAACTTTGATAAAATagctaattataataataataataattcaagtattgaaaatggaaaaataagctcaaataaaaaaataactttttctaGTTCGGGGTGTAGTTTAGCgaatataaaagtattttcTAGCAGATTTGTCAGTGATTCTGATGACTCTAATGATTGA
- the LOC123274333 gene encoding esterase OVCA2 → MSGSNDKLRILALHGFRQSDIVFRSKIGSLRKNFKRKIEFFFARAPHVVPPLENDKKDDDEEKTGEEAADSGKESRGWWFNTADRAFKAIVPSNMSVGFEDSLKVIEKIFQEQGPFDGVLGFSQGASFVSILCAMQQKNLAHPSIKFKFAIMVCGFKSLCEPHAKLYDEKINLPAFFVYGTTDRLIPTETAEALVNMFTNKKVFVHDEGHYIVGKKHIYNDFFSEMYAIKNSN, encoded by the exons atgtctGGATCCAATGACAAGTTGcgg ATTTTAGCGCTTCATGGTTTCCGACAATCAGACATAGTATTTAGGAGTAAAATAGGCTcgcttagaaaaaatttcaaacgaaaaatagaattttttttcgctagAGCACCACACGTAGTTCCACCGCTTGAAAATGATAAGAAGGACGACGATGAAGAGAAAACTGGCGAAGAAGCTGCTGATAGTGGCAAAgaat CAAGAGGATGGTGGTTCAATACGGCGGATCGTGCTTTTAAAGCGATTGTCCCGAGTAATATGTCTGTTGGTTTCGAGGacagtttaaaagttatagaaAAAATCTTCCAAGAACAGGGTCCATTTGATGGAGTATTAGGATTTTCTCAAGGCGCGTCGTTTGTTTCTATTTTATGCGCAATGCAACAGAAAAATT tggCACATccatcgataaaatttaaatttgcaatTATGGTGTGCGGATTTAAATCTTTGTGTGAACCACATGCTAAACTTtacgatgaaaaaataaatttaccggCATTTTTTGTTTATGGAACCACTGATCGATTAATACCTACAG AAACTGCGGAAGCTTTAGTAAACAtgtttactaataaaaaagttttcgtCCATGACGAAGGTCATTATATCGTGGGGAAAAAACATATTTACAATGATTTCTTCTCTGAAATGTAcgcaattaaaaattctaattaa